The following are encoded in a window of Sporichthyaceae bacterium genomic DNA:
- a CDS encoding aldehyde ferredoxin oxidoreductase family protein — protein sequence MAPGGYFGRVLIADVRGRHADAVTMPVPDHVLRAYLGGVGLGTWLMHHLAPAGVDPLAPEAPLAFVFSPLVGTPLTTSAKFAVVAKSPLTGLLTDALASSQFAIAGKLTGHEAIVVRGRAEALSVLLIDADGVRLEDAAELAGLSAAEAEVALRERFGRTWRTAAIGPAGERGVRYATLSHDGRHAGRGGLGAVLGAKNIKAVLVRAGGRAAVADPETVLAAARDLRERSFGPATAKYRELGTLGNLLAFNAVATLPTRNFTASTFAEAPRLAAEELHEMRAVARNSCASCSIGCEHIYARSDGGQQRMEYENVFALGPLCGVSDPDDVFAASARADELGLDTISAGGTIAWAMECVERGLLDEPWLRFGDGSAVLRALDAIGSREAGLGEMLAQGSRHAAATLGGGSADFAPHVKGLEMPGYEPRTMQAMALGLAVNARGADHNRSGAYEADLSGELDRLAGGPAHVAAAIGTEDRAAVMDSMILCKFLRGVFTDHFTEWSSLLRPVTGWDIDATELAAVARRIVTAKRAFNLREGATAADDTLPTRLLETPLPMGSGRTASLTRDTLRGMVEDYYAARGWDNTGHPSQAQTADLLLNV from the coding sequence ATGGCACCGGGCGGGTACTTCGGACGGGTACTGATCGCGGACGTCCGCGGCCGGCACGCCGACGCCGTCACCATGCCGGTTCCGGATCACGTGTTGCGGGCCTATCTCGGCGGCGTCGGGCTCGGCACCTGGCTGATGCATCACCTCGCCCCGGCCGGGGTGGACCCGCTGGCCCCCGAGGCGCCGCTGGCGTTCGTGTTCTCGCCGTTGGTGGGTACCCCGTTGACCACCAGCGCGAAGTTCGCGGTGGTGGCCAAGTCACCGCTCACCGGTTTGCTCACCGATGCCCTGGCCTCCAGCCAGTTCGCCATCGCCGGGAAGCTGACCGGACACGAGGCGATCGTGGTGCGTGGGCGTGCCGAGGCGCTCTCGGTGCTGTTGATCGACGCCGACGGTGTTCGACTCGAGGACGCGGCCGAGCTCGCCGGCCTCTCGGCGGCCGAGGCCGAGGTGGCACTGCGCGAGCGCTTCGGGCGCACCTGGCGGACCGCGGCGATCGGTCCGGCCGGCGAGCGCGGTGTGCGCTACGCGACGCTCAGTCACGACGGCCGCCATGCCGGGCGCGGCGGGCTGGGCGCCGTGCTGGGCGCGAAGAACATCAAGGCCGTATTGGTCCGGGCCGGCGGCCGGGCCGCCGTCGCCGATCCCGAGACCGTGCTGGCCGCTGCCCGGGACCTGCGCGAGCGCAGCTTCGGCCCGGCCACCGCGAAGTACCGCGAGCTCGGCACATTGGGCAACCTGCTCGCCTTCAACGCGGTGGCCACGCTGCCCACCCGTAACTTCACCGCGAGCACCTTCGCCGAGGCGCCGCGCCTGGCCGCCGAGGAACTGCACGAGATGCGGGCGGTGGCCCGCAACAGCTGCGCGTCGTGCTCGATCGGCTGCGAACACATCTACGCCCGCAGCGACGGCGGCCAACAGCGGATGGAATATGAGAACGTCTTCGCGCTCGGCCCGTTGTGCGGGGTGTCCGACCCGGACGACGTGTTCGCGGCCAGCGCCCGCGCCGACGAGCTGGGCCTGGACACCATCTCCGCCGGCGGCACGATCGCCTGGGCAATGGAATGCGTGGAACGCGGCCTGTTGGACGAACCGTGGTTGCGGTTCGGCGACGGGTCTGCGGTGTTGCGTGCGCTGGACGCCATCGGATCCCGCGAGGCGGGCCTGGGTGAGATGCTCGCCCAGGGCTCGCGGCACGCCGCGGCGACGCTGGGCGGCGGCTCCGCCGATTTCGCGCCGCACGTCAAGGGCCTGGAGATGCCCGGCTACGAACCGCGCACCATGCAGGCGATGGCGCTGGGCCTCGCGGTCAACGCCCGGGGCGCCGACCACAACCGATCCGGCGCCTACGAGGCCGATCTTTCCGGTGAGCTGGACCGCCTGGCCGGTGGACCGGCCCACGTCGCCGCCGCGATCGGAACCGAGGACCGGGCCGCGGTGATGGACTCGATGATCCTGTGCAAGTTCCTGCGTGGGGTCTTCACCGACCACTTCACCGAATGGTCATCGTTGCTGCGCCCGGTCACCGGCTGGGATATCGACGCCACGGAACTGGCCGCGGTCGCGCGTCGCATCGTGACCGCCAAGCGCGCCTTCAACCTGCGCGAGGGCGCCACCGCCGCCGACGACACCCTGCCCACCCGGCTGTTGGAGACGCCGCTGCCGATGGGGTCCGGGCGCACCGCGAGCTTGACCCGCGACACCCTGCGGGGCATGGTCGAGGATTATTACGCCGCACGTGGCTGGGACAACACGGGTCATCCGAGTCAGGCGCAGACCGCGGACCTACTGCTCAATGTCTGA
- the fdhF gene encoding formate dehydrogenase subunit alpha → MVATVTVTIDGREVTVPAGTTIYDAAAAAGVDIPVLCHNSRYDPVGVCRMCVVDTGGRVFAAACVRPCEDNMTVTTTSPELERSRSVLTELLLSDQLPREQDPKQTTTADNKLLELSDRYGVARETTDLPLGSGRGLDHSNPVIAVDHDSCILCDRCVRACDDLQGNDVIGRSGKGYATRIAFDFNDPMGASTCVTCGECVQACPTGALTNKAIRSIPIQPREQLEAVESVCPYCGVGCALTYWVDRDRGAISFAEGRPQPGSQSRLCVKGRYGWDYSASPQRLTTPLIRTDAAYPKGPLSADVRGVTDNRPGRDRGRKPGGLVNYDEVMPHFREATWDEALDLIARRLLEIHGAGGPGAIAGFGSAKCSNEEAYLFQKLLRAGFNTNNVDHCTRLCHASSVAALFEGVGSGAVSTTYGDVANADVAIITGSNATANHPVASSFFKQARRRGTTIIYVDPRASTVAEHADIFVQLKPGTDVAFYNSLMHEIIRLDMTDPQFIADRTSNYQALAATVADYPPERAEQITGIPADTIRAVARAWGEAGSAVVYWGMGISQHTTGTDNARCLIALCSITGQVGRPGTGLHPLRGQNNVQGASDAGLIPMFYPDYQGVTGDATRLRFERAWGATLDPNKGLTVTEIIKSILDGGVRGMYMLGENPFLSDPNINKVRKALSALEFLVVQDIFLTETAEFADVILPATSYLEKDGSYTNTDRRVQLGRKVLEPPGQARPDWEIVQDIARRVGLDWNYDSPSEVFDEMVALMPSYTNLTHANLGAGGKLYPNDDPEHSDGTIVMFDERFNTDDGLAHLVPAQWLPPNELPDAEYPLVLNTGRLLEHWHTGTMTRRSFALDAIAPIAEVYMHPKDAADRGLVHGAIARVHSRRGCIELQVRISHREQLGNVFIPFHFREAAANLLTNDAIDPFGKIPEFKFCAIQVEAVGNGA, encoded by the coding sequence ATGGTAGCCACCGTCACCGTCACCATCGACGGTCGCGAGGTCACGGTGCCGGCCGGCACCACGATTTACGACGCCGCCGCCGCTGCGGGCGTCGACATTCCGGTGCTCTGCCACAACTCGCGCTATGACCCGGTCGGGGTGTGTCGGATGTGCGTGGTGGACACCGGCGGGCGGGTGTTCGCCGCGGCGTGTGTGCGCCCGTGCGAGGACAATATGACGGTCACCACCACCTCCCCGGAGCTCGAACGCAGCCGCAGCGTGCTCACCGAACTGCTGTTGAGCGACCAGTTGCCCCGCGAGCAGGACCCGAAGCAGACCACCACCGCGGACAACAAGCTGCTGGAACTGTCCGACCGATATGGCGTCGCCCGGGAGACCACTGACCTGCCGCTGGGCAGTGGCCGCGGGCTGGACCACTCCAATCCGGTGATCGCGGTCGACCACGACTCCTGCATCCTGTGCGACCGCTGCGTGCGGGCCTGTGATGACCTGCAGGGCAACGACGTCATCGGCCGCTCCGGCAAGGGCTATGCGACCCGGATCGCGTTCGACTTCAACGACCCGATGGGCGCCAGCACCTGCGTCACCTGCGGCGAATGCGTGCAGGCCTGCCCGACCGGGGCGCTGACCAACAAGGCGATCCGCTCGATCCCGATCCAACCCCGAGAGCAACTCGAGGCCGTCGAGTCGGTGTGTCCGTACTGCGGCGTCGGTTGTGCGCTGACCTACTGGGTGGATCGGGACCGCGGTGCGATCTCCTTCGCCGAGGGTCGACCGCAGCCCGGCTCGCAGAGCCGGCTGTGTGTAAAGGGCCGCTACGGCTGGGACTACTCCGCGTCCCCGCAACGGTTGACCACGCCGTTGATCCGCACCGACGCCGCCTACCCCAAGGGGCCGCTGTCCGCCGATGTGCGCGGCGTGACGGACAACCGCCCCGGTAGGGACCGCGGACGCAAGCCCGGCGGGCTGGTCAACTACGACGAGGTGATGCCGCACTTCCGGGAGGCCACCTGGGATGAGGCGCTCGACCTCATCGCACGCCGCCTGCTGGAGATCCACGGCGCCGGCGGACCGGGCGCGATCGCCGGCTTCGGCTCGGCGAAGTGCTCCAACGAGGAGGCCTATCTCTTCCAGAAGCTGCTCCGGGCCGGGTTCAACACCAACAACGTCGACCACTGCACGCGGCTGTGCCACGCCTCCTCGGTCGCCGCGCTGTTCGAGGGGGTCGGCTCCGGCGCGGTGTCGACCACCTACGGCGACGTCGCCAACGCCGACGTCGCGATCATCACCGGCTCCAACGCCACCGCCAACCACCCGGTGGCCAGCTCGTTCTTCAAGCAGGCCCGCCGACGCGGCACCACGATCATCTACGTCGACCCGCGTGCCTCAACGGTCGCCGAGCACGCCGACATCTTCGTCCAGCTCAAGCCGGGCACCGACGTCGCGTTCTACAACTCGCTGATGCACGAAATCATCCGACTCGACATGACGGACCCTCAGTTCATCGCGGACCGCACTTCGAACTACCAAGCGTTGGCCGCGACCGTGGCCGACTATCCGCCGGAGCGAGCCGAGCAGATCACCGGGATTCCCGCCGACACCATCCGCGCGGTCGCCCGCGCTTGGGGCGAGGCCGGCTCGGCGGTCGTCTACTGGGGCATGGGGATCTCGCAGCACACCACCGGCACCGACAACGCGCGCTGCCTGATCGCGCTGTGCTCGATCACCGGTCAGGTCGGGCGGCCTGGCACCGGGTTGCACCCGCTGCGCGGACAGAACAACGTGCAGGGCGCCTCGGACGCGGGCCTGATCCCGATGTTCTACCCCGACTACCAGGGAGTCACCGGCGACGCCACGCGGCTGCGCTTCGAGCGGGCCTGGGGCGCCACGCTCGACCCCAACAAGGGGCTGACCGTCACCGAGATCATTAAGTCAATCCTCGACGGCGGCGTGCGCGGCATGTACATGCTCGGCGAAAACCCGTTCCTGTCCGACCCGAACATCAACAAGGTGCGCAAGGCCCTGTCGGCGCTGGAGTTCCTGGTCGTCCAGGACATCTTCCTGACCGAAACCGCCGAGTTCGCCGACGTGATCCTGCCCGCTACCTCCTACCTGGAGAAGGACGGCTCCTACACCAACACCGACCGCCGGGTGCAGCTCGGCCGCAAGGTGCTCGAGCCGCCCGGCCAGGCCCGGCCGGATTGGGAAATCGTGCAGGACATCGCCCGGCGCGTCGGACTGGACTGGAACTACGACTCCCCGTCCGAGGTGTTCGACGAGATGGTCGCGCTGATGCCGTCGTACACCAACCTCACCCACGCCAACCTCGGCGCCGGCGGGAAGCTGTACCCGAACGACGACCCCGAGCACTCCGACGGCACCATTGTGATGTTCGACGAGCGGTTCAACACCGACGACGGCCTCGCGCATCTGGTGCCCGCCCAATGGCTGCCGCCCAATGAGCTGCCCGACGCGGAGTACCCGCTGGTGCTCAACACCGGCCGGCTGCTCGAGCACTGGCACACCGGGACGATGACCCGCCGCTCCTTCGCACTGGACGCGATCGCCCCGATCGCCGAGGTCTACATGCACCCCAAGGACGCTGCCGACCGCGGGCTGGTGCACGGCGCGATCGCGCGGGTCCATTCCCGACGCGGATGCATCGAACTGCAGGTGCGGATCAGCCACCGGGAACAGCTGGGCAACGTGTTCATCCCGTTCCACTTCCGGGAGGCCGCCGCCAACCTGCTGACCAACGACGCGATCGACCCGTTCGGGAAGATTCCCGAGTTCAAGTTCTGCGCGATCCAGGTCGAGGCCGTCGGGAACGGCGCATGA